The proteins below come from a single Zhouia spongiae genomic window:
- a CDS encoding thiol-disulfide oxidoreductase DCC family protein: protein MEIPKNKKIILFDGVCNLCNNAVQYIIKKDKKDVFRFASLQSDIGLQLAKERGIDTGQVDSIVMIDPGNAYYVKSTAALEIAKDLGGFYAFLAPVLLYIPTRLRDIGYDFIARNRYKWYGKKDQCMIPTAELKEKFLE, encoded by the coding sequence ATGGAAATCCCCAAAAACAAAAAGATCATCTTGTTCGACGGCGTGTGCAATTTGTGCAACAACGCTGTGCAGTACATAATTAAAAAAGATAAAAAAGATGTATTTCGATTCGCCTCCCTACAGAGCGATATCGGTCTTCAGCTCGCCAAGGAAAGAGGTATTGATACAGGTCAGGTAGATTCCATTGTGATGATCGATCCCGGAAATGCCTATTATGTAAAATCTACGGCAGCTCTGGAGATAGCAAAGGATTTAGGTGGATTTTATGCCTTTTTAGCTCCTGTACTATTATATATTCCAACCAGATTAAGAGATATAGGTTACGACTTTATAGCCAGGAACCGTTACAAATGGTATGGTAAAAAGGATCAATGTATGATCCCGACTGCGGAACTGAAAGAAAAATTTTTGGAATAA